From one Paramormyrops kingsleyae isolate MSU_618 chromosome 1, PKINGS_0.4, whole genome shotgun sequence genomic stretch:
- the LOC111851223 gene encoding FYVE, RhoGEF and PH domain-containing protein 4-like isoform X4, giving the protein MLGMILLHCAPNRALNLHCFVLATIRQPCERVPSGETASHVPGNGERCLNGRGLPPKPPVPTKPPQLQNLLTELHPTAAQTGDLGGAMEEGRVRIRERKSQVSALISRFEENSEVKREGSLQRSPLRSPSCNPGSRPPSKWKEPLQERPTLSASSQTATNAPETAPDDSKMEPQAATVVLVNGDGEDKHPEPSAEIEGTCAELSIATDMQETEEEEGQHEDEGPHEDEGPQEASKDEEKEEAKESNEEKLYKIANELLMTERAYVARLNLLDKVFRAKLTDEGQKGTYPVDVVMNIFSNISSINAFHSQFLLPDLEKRMSDWASQPRIGDILLKHTPFLKMYAEYVKNFDKAMELLKIWTDKSPQFKAIIHDIQSQEECASLTLQHHMLEPVQRVPRYEMLLKDYLKKLPQEAVDRPDAEKSLEIIAMAATHSNSAIQKTENLKKLLEIYEMLGGEEDIVNASNEFIKEGSILKLAARNTSAMERYLFLFNNMLFYCVPKFSLVGQKYTVRTRIGIEGMEVRATTNEDYPHTFQVSGKERTLELQASSAEDKEDWIKAFEKTIAVFHQKNETFKTASKEAEDDMATAELGKRAPRWIRDNEVTMCMKCKEPFNALTRRRHHCRACGYVVCWKCSDYKAALQYDGHKMCKVCKDCYSILSGQTECEERAKKKGILEIEAAQFSGNSIMCGFLQYSEKTKPWQKMWCVIPQTEALVLYLYGAPQDVKAQSTIPLLGYTVEDSPRHTDLPASFRLSQSKSVHSFAAETEDLKQRWLQVIRMAVKGEVLQPSPSNGGTSEGAEEPNP; this is encoded by the exons CCACTATCCGCCAGCCCTGTGAACGTGTCCCATCCGGCGAGACAGCCAGCCATGTGCCTGGGAATGGCGAGAGGTGTTTAAATGGACGGGGACTGCCGCCCAAACCACCAG TGCCTACCAAGCCGCCTCAACTCCAGAACCTGCTGACAGAACTGCATCCAACTGCTGCCCAGACGGGAGATCTCGGAGGCGCAATGGAGGAGGGCAGGGTCAGGATCCGGGAGAGGAAATCCCAGGTGTCTGCCCTCATCAGCCGCTTTGAAGAGAACAG cgaggTGAAAAGGGAAGGCTCGCTGCAGAGATCGCCCCTCAGATCACCCAGCTGCAACCCAGGGAGCAGACCCCCATCGAAGTGGAAGGAGCCCCTGCAGGAGAGACCCACCCTGAGCGCGAGCTCACAGACCGCGACGAATGCCCCAGAAACCGCCCCCGATGACAGCAAGATGGAGCCTCAGGCGGCCACCGTGGTCCTGGTCAACGGGGATGGAGAGGACAAGCACCCGGAGCCTTCAGCAGAGATCGAAGGCACATGTGCAGAGCTGAGTATAGCGACTGACATGCAGGagacggaggaggaggaggggcagCATGAGGATGAGGGTCCGCATGAGGATGAGGGTCCGCAGGAGGCGAGCAAAGACGAGGAGAAGGAAGAGGCAAAG GAAAGCAATGAGGAGAAGCTGTACAAGATAGCCAATGAGCTGCTGATGACAGAGAGAGCCTATGTGGCCCGACTCAACCTGCTGGATAAG GTGTTCCGTGCTAAATTGACAGACGAGGGTCAGAAGGGCACATACCCAGTAGATGTGGTGATGAATATCTTCTCCAACATCTCATCCATCAACGCCTTCCACAGCCAGTTCCTGCTGCCAGACCTGGAGAAGCGCATGAGCGATTG GGCATCGCAGCCCCGAATCGGAGACATTCTGCTGAAGCACACACCGTTTCTGAAGATGTACGCTGAGTACGTGAAGAACTTTGACAAGGCCATGGAGCTGCTGAAGATCTGGACAGACAAGTCCCCTCAGTTTAAGGCCATCATTCATGACATTCAG AGCCAGGAGGAGTGTGCCAGCCTCACCCTGCAGCACCACATGCTGGAGCCCGTGCAGAGGGTCCCACGCTACGAGATGCTTCTCAAGGACTACCTGAAGAAGCTTCCCCAGGAAGCTGTAGACCGGCCAGATGCAGAGA AATCTTTGGAGATCATCGCCATGGCGGCAACTCATTCCAACAGCGCTATTCAGAAGACG GAGAACCTCAAGAAGCTGTTGGAGATCTATGAGATGCTGGGAGGCGAGGAGGACATTGTGAATGCCTCAAATGAGTTCATCAAGGAGGGTAGCATCCTCAAGCTTGCGGCAAGGAACACTTCTGCTATGGAGAGATACCTCTTCCTG TTCAACAACATGCTGTTCTACTGCGTGCCGAAGTTCAGCCTGGTTGGACAGAAGTATACGGTCCGCACACGCATCGGCATTGAAGGTATGGAGGTGCGAGCCACCACCAATGAGGACTACCCCCACACATTCCAGGTGTCTGGGAAGGAGAGGACACTCGAGCTACAGGCCAG TTCTGCAGAAGACAAAGAGGACTGGATAAAG GCATTCGAAAAGACAATTGCCGTGTTCCACCAGAAGAACGAGACCTTCAAGACTGCATCAAAGGAGGCAGAGGATGATATGGCA acTGCTGAGTTGGGCAAGCGTGCCCCCCGCTGGATCCGGGACAATGAGGTGACCATGTGCATGAAGTGTAAAGAACCCTTCAACGCCCTGACGCGCCGTAGACATCACTGCCGGGCCTGTGGTTAC GTGGTGTGCTGGAAGTGTTCAGACTACAAGGCGGCACTGCAGTACGACGGCCACAAGATGTGCAAAGTGTGCAAGGACTGCTACTCCATTCTGTCAGGCCAGACAGAGTGCGAAGAGAGAGCCAAGAAGAAGGGCATCTTGGAG ATTGAGGCAGCCCAGTTCTCGGGGAACAGCATTATGTGTGGCTTCCTACAGTACAGCGAGAAGACCAAGCCCTGGCAGAAGATGTGGTGTGTCATCCCTCAGACGGAGGCCCTGGTGCTGTACTTATATGGGGCACCTCAG GATGTGAAGGCTCAGTCCACCATCCCTCTGTTGGGCTATACCGTGGAGGACTCCCCCCGACACACGGACCTACCCGCCAGCTTCCGCCTCTCCCAGTCCAAGTCGGTCCACAGCTTCGCAGCGGAGACTGAAGACCTGAAGCAGCGCTGGCTGCAGGTGATCCGCATGGCGGTGAAGGGGGAGGTGCTTCAGCCGTCGCCCAGCAATGGTGGTACATCGGAAGGTGCAGAGGAACCCAACCCTTAG
- the LOC111851223 gene encoding FYVE, RhoGEF and PH domain-containing protein 4-like isoform X5, with translation MEEGRVRIRERKSQVSALISRFEENSEVKREGSLQRSPLRSPSCNPGSRPPSKWKEPLQERPTLSASSQTATNAPETAPDDSKMEPQAATVVLVNGDGEDKHPEPSAEIEGTCAELSIATDMQETEEEEGQHEDEGPHEDEGPQEASKDEEKEEAKESNEEKLYKIANELLMTERAYVARLNLLDKVFRAKLTDEGQKGTYPVDVVMNIFSNISSINAFHSQFLLPDLEKRMSDWASQPRIGDILLKHTPFLKMYAEYVKNFDKAMELLKIWTDKSPQFKAIIHDIQSQEECASLTLQHHMLEPVQRVPRYEMLLKDYLKKLPQEAVDRPDAEKSLEIIAMAATHSNSAIQKTENLKKLLEIYEMLGGEEDIVNASNEFIKEGSILKLAARNTSAMERYLFLFNNMLFYCVPKFSLVGQKYTVRTRIGIEGMEVRATTNEDYPHTFQVSGKERTLELQASSAEDKEDWIKAFEKTIAVFHQKNETFKTASKEAEDDMATAELGKRAPRWIRDNEVTMCMKCKEPFNALTRRRHHCRACGYVVCWKCSDYKAALQYDGHKMCKVCKDCYSILSGQTECEERAKKKGILEIEAAQFSGNSIMCGFLQYSEKTKPWQKMWCVIPQTEALVLYLYGAPQDVKAQSTIPLLGYTVEDSPRHTDLPASFRLSQSKSVHSFAAETEDLKQRWLQVIRMAVKGEVLQPSPSNGGTSEGAEEPNP, from the exons ATGGAGGAGGGCAGGGTCAGGATCCGGGAGAGGAAATCCCAGGTGTCTGCCCTCATCAGCCGCTTTGAAGAGAACAG cgaggTGAAAAGGGAAGGCTCGCTGCAGAGATCGCCCCTCAGATCACCCAGCTGCAACCCAGGGAGCAGACCCCCATCGAAGTGGAAGGAGCCCCTGCAGGAGAGACCCACCCTGAGCGCGAGCTCACAGACCGCGACGAATGCCCCAGAAACCGCCCCCGATGACAGCAAGATGGAGCCTCAGGCGGCCACCGTGGTCCTGGTCAACGGGGATGGAGAGGACAAGCACCCGGAGCCTTCAGCAGAGATCGAAGGCACATGTGCAGAGCTGAGTATAGCGACTGACATGCAGGagacggaggaggaggaggggcagCATGAGGATGAGGGTCCGCATGAGGATGAGGGTCCGCAGGAGGCGAGCAAAGACGAGGAGAAGGAAGAGGCAAAG GAAAGCAATGAGGAGAAGCTGTACAAGATAGCCAATGAGCTGCTGATGACAGAGAGAGCCTATGTGGCCCGACTCAACCTGCTGGATAAG GTGTTCCGTGCTAAATTGACAGACGAGGGTCAGAAGGGCACATACCCAGTAGATGTGGTGATGAATATCTTCTCCAACATCTCATCCATCAACGCCTTCCACAGCCAGTTCCTGCTGCCAGACCTGGAGAAGCGCATGAGCGATTG GGCATCGCAGCCCCGAATCGGAGACATTCTGCTGAAGCACACACCGTTTCTGAAGATGTACGCTGAGTACGTGAAGAACTTTGACAAGGCCATGGAGCTGCTGAAGATCTGGACAGACAAGTCCCCTCAGTTTAAGGCCATCATTCATGACATTCAG AGCCAGGAGGAGTGTGCCAGCCTCACCCTGCAGCACCACATGCTGGAGCCCGTGCAGAGGGTCCCACGCTACGAGATGCTTCTCAAGGACTACCTGAAGAAGCTTCCCCAGGAAGCTGTAGACCGGCCAGATGCAGAGA AATCTTTGGAGATCATCGCCATGGCGGCAACTCATTCCAACAGCGCTATTCAGAAGACG GAGAACCTCAAGAAGCTGTTGGAGATCTATGAGATGCTGGGAGGCGAGGAGGACATTGTGAATGCCTCAAATGAGTTCATCAAGGAGGGTAGCATCCTCAAGCTTGCGGCAAGGAACACTTCTGCTATGGAGAGATACCTCTTCCTG TTCAACAACATGCTGTTCTACTGCGTGCCGAAGTTCAGCCTGGTTGGACAGAAGTATACGGTCCGCACACGCATCGGCATTGAAGGTATGGAGGTGCGAGCCACCACCAATGAGGACTACCCCCACACATTCCAGGTGTCTGGGAAGGAGAGGACACTCGAGCTACAGGCCAG TTCTGCAGAAGACAAAGAGGACTGGATAAAG GCATTCGAAAAGACAATTGCCGTGTTCCACCAGAAGAACGAGACCTTCAAGACTGCATCAAAGGAGGCAGAGGATGATATGGCA acTGCTGAGTTGGGCAAGCGTGCCCCCCGCTGGATCCGGGACAATGAGGTGACCATGTGCATGAAGTGTAAAGAACCCTTCAACGCCCTGACGCGCCGTAGACATCACTGCCGGGCCTGTGGTTAC GTGGTGTGCTGGAAGTGTTCAGACTACAAGGCGGCACTGCAGTACGACGGCCACAAGATGTGCAAAGTGTGCAAGGACTGCTACTCCATTCTGTCAGGCCAGACAGAGTGCGAAGAGAGAGCCAAGAAGAAGGGCATCTTGGAG ATTGAGGCAGCCCAGTTCTCGGGGAACAGCATTATGTGTGGCTTCCTACAGTACAGCGAGAAGACCAAGCCCTGGCAGAAGATGTGGTGTGTCATCCCTCAGACGGAGGCCCTGGTGCTGTACTTATATGGGGCACCTCAG GATGTGAAGGCTCAGTCCACCATCCCTCTGTTGGGCTATACCGTGGAGGACTCCCCCCGACACACGGACCTACCCGCCAGCTTCCGCCTCTCCCAGTCCAAGTCGGTCCACAGCTTCGCAGCGGAGACTGAAGACCTGAAGCAGCGCTGGCTGCAGGTGATCCGCATGGCGGTGAAGGGGGAGGTGCTTCAGCCGTCGCCCAGCAATGGTGGTACATCGGAAGGTGCAGAGGAACCCAACCCTTAG
- the LOC111851223 gene encoding FYVE, RhoGEF and PH domain-containing protein 4-like isoform X2, which translates to MKGKKGFPMHDPKIAQHVEELKRATSRRPRLGESEEDPPDGAEANDVHALVDEEADGGEHRVRLNAFQHKATIRQPCERVPSGETASHVPGNGERCLNGRGLPPKPPVPTKPPQLQNLLTELHPTAAQTGDLGGAMEEGRVRIRERKSQVSALISRFEENSEVKREGSLQRSPLRSPSCNPGSRPPSKWKEPLQERPTLSASSQTATNAPETAPDDSKMEPQAATVVLVNGDGEDKHPEPSAEIEGTCAELSIATDMQETEEEEGQHEDEGPHEDEGPQEASKDEEKEEAKESNEEKLYKIANELLMTERAYVARLNLLDKVFRAKLTDEGQKGTYPVDVVMNIFSNISSINAFHSQFLLPDLEKRMSDWASQPRIGDILLKHTPFLKMYAEYVKNFDKAMELLKIWTDKSPQFKAIIHDIQSQEECASLTLQHHMLEPVQRVPRYEMLLKDYLKKLPQEAVDRPDAEKSLEIIAMAATHSNSAIQKTENLKKLLEIYEMLGGEEDIVNASNEFIKEGSILKLAARNTSAMERYLFLFNNMLFYCVPKFSLVGQKYTVRTRIGIEGMEVRATTNEDYPHTFQVSGKERTLELQASSAEDKEDWIKAFEKTIAVFHQKNETFKTASKEAEDDMATAELGKRAPRWIRDNEVTMCMKCKEPFNALTRRRHHCRACGYVVCWKCSDYKAALQYDGHKMCKVCKDCYSILSGQTECEERAKKKGILEIEAAQFSGNSIMCGFLQYSEKTKPWQKMWCVIPQTEALVLYLYGAPQDVKAQSTIPLLGYTVEDSPRHTDLPASFRLSQSKSVHSFAAETEDLKQRWLQVIRMAVKGEVLQPSPSNGGTSEGAEEPNP; encoded by the exons CCACTATCCGCCAGCCCTGTGAACGTGTCCCATCCGGCGAGACAGCCAGCCATGTGCCTGGGAATGGCGAGAGGTGTTTAAATGGACGGGGACTGCCGCCCAAACCACCAG TGCCTACCAAGCCGCCTCAACTCCAGAACCTGCTGACAGAACTGCATCCAACTGCTGCCCAGACGGGAGATCTCGGAGGCGCAATGGAGGAGGGCAGGGTCAGGATCCGGGAGAGGAAATCCCAGGTGTCTGCCCTCATCAGCCGCTTTGAAGAGAACAG cgaggTGAAAAGGGAAGGCTCGCTGCAGAGATCGCCCCTCAGATCACCCAGCTGCAACCCAGGGAGCAGACCCCCATCGAAGTGGAAGGAGCCCCTGCAGGAGAGACCCACCCTGAGCGCGAGCTCACAGACCGCGACGAATGCCCCAGAAACCGCCCCCGATGACAGCAAGATGGAGCCTCAGGCGGCCACCGTGGTCCTGGTCAACGGGGATGGAGAGGACAAGCACCCGGAGCCTTCAGCAGAGATCGAAGGCACATGTGCAGAGCTGAGTATAGCGACTGACATGCAGGagacggaggaggaggaggggcagCATGAGGATGAGGGTCCGCATGAGGATGAGGGTCCGCAGGAGGCGAGCAAAGACGAGGAGAAGGAAGAGGCAAAG GAAAGCAATGAGGAGAAGCTGTACAAGATAGCCAATGAGCTGCTGATGACAGAGAGAGCCTATGTGGCCCGACTCAACCTGCTGGATAAG GTGTTCCGTGCTAAATTGACAGACGAGGGTCAGAAGGGCACATACCCAGTAGATGTGGTGATGAATATCTTCTCCAACATCTCATCCATCAACGCCTTCCACAGCCAGTTCCTGCTGCCAGACCTGGAGAAGCGCATGAGCGATTG GGCATCGCAGCCCCGAATCGGAGACATTCTGCTGAAGCACACACCGTTTCTGAAGATGTACGCTGAGTACGTGAAGAACTTTGACAAGGCCATGGAGCTGCTGAAGATCTGGACAGACAAGTCCCCTCAGTTTAAGGCCATCATTCATGACATTCAG AGCCAGGAGGAGTGTGCCAGCCTCACCCTGCAGCACCACATGCTGGAGCCCGTGCAGAGGGTCCCACGCTACGAGATGCTTCTCAAGGACTACCTGAAGAAGCTTCCCCAGGAAGCTGTAGACCGGCCAGATGCAGAGA AATCTTTGGAGATCATCGCCATGGCGGCAACTCATTCCAACAGCGCTATTCAGAAGACG GAGAACCTCAAGAAGCTGTTGGAGATCTATGAGATGCTGGGAGGCGAGGAGGACATTGTGAATGCCTCAAATGAGTTCATCAAGGAGGGTAGCATCCTCAAGCTTGCGGCAAGGAACACTTCTGCTATGGAGAGATACCTCTTCCTG TTCAACAACATGCTGTTCTACTGCGTGCCGAAGTTCAGCCTGGTTGGACAGAAGTATACGGTCCGCACACGCATCGGCATTGAAGGTATGGAGGTGCGAGCCACCACCAATGAGGACTACCCCCACACATTCCAGGTGTCTGGGAAGGAGAGGACACTCGAGCTACAGGCCAG TTCTGCAGAAGACAAAGAGGACTGGATAAAG GCATTCGAAAAGACAATTGCCGTGTTCCACCAGAAGAACGAGACCTTCAAGACTGCATCAAAGGAGGCAGAGGATGATATGGCA acTGCTGAGTTGGGCAAGCGTGCCCCCCGCTGGATCCGGGACAATGAGGTGACCATGTGCATGAAGTGTAAAGAACCCTTCAACGCCCTGACGCGCCGTAGACATCACTGCCGGGCCTGTGGTTAC GTGGTGTGCTGGAAGTGTTCAGACTACAAGGCGGCACTGCAGTACGACGGCCACAAGATGTGCAAAGTGTGCAAGGACTGCTACTCCATTCTGTCAGGCCAGACAGAGTGCGAAGAGAGAGCCAAGAAGAAGGGCATCTTGGAG ATTGAGGCAGCCCAGTTCTCGGGGAACAGCATTATGTGTGGCTTCCTACAGTACAGCGAGAAGACCAAGCCCTGGCAGAAGATGTGGTGTGTCATCCCTCAGACGGAGGCCCTGGTGCTGTACTTATATGGGGCACCTCAG GATGTGAAGGCTCAGTCCACCATCCCTCTGTTGGGCTATACCGTGGAGGACTCCCCCCGACACACGGACCTACCCGCCAGCTTCCGCCTCTCCCAGTCCAAGTCGGTCCACAGCTTCGCAGCGGAGACTGAAGACCTGAAGCAGCGCTGGCTGCAGGTGATCCGCATGGCGGTGAAGGGGGAGGTGCTTCAGCCGTCGCCCAGCAATGGTGGTACATCGGAAGGTGCAGAGGAACCCAACCCTTAG
- the LOC111851223 gene encoding FYVE, RhoGEF and PH domain-containing protein 4-like isoform X3: MVIIECVSRLCAAGEANDVHALVDEEADGGEHRVRLNAFQHKATIRQPCERVPSGETASHVPGNGERCLNGRGLPPKPPVPTKPPQLQNLLTELHPTAAQTGDLGGAMEEGRVRIRERKSQVSALISRFEENSEVKREGSLQRSPLRSPSCNPGSRPPSKWKEPLQERPTLSASSQTATNAPETAPDDSKMEPQAATVVLVNGDGEDKHPEPSAEIEGTCAELSIATDMQETEEEEGQHEDEGPHEDEGPQEASKDEEKEEAKESNEEKLYKIANELLMTERAYVARLNLLDKVFRAKLTDEGQKGTYPVDVVMNIFSNISSINAFHSQFLLPDLEKRMSDWASQPRIGDILLKHTPFLKMYAEYVKNFDKAMELLKIWTDKSPQFKAIIHDIQSQEECASLTLQHHMLEPVQRVPRYEMLLKDYLKKLPQEAVDRPDAEKSLEIIAMAATHSNSAIQKTENLKKLLEIYEMLGGEEDIVNASNEFIKEGSILKLAARNTSAMERYLFLFNNMLFYCVPKFSLVGQKYTVRTRIGIEGMEVRATTNEDYPHTFQVSGKERTLELQASSAEDKEDWIKAFEKTIAVFHQKNETFKTASKEAEDDMATAELGKRAPRWIRDNEVTMCMKCKEPFNALTRRRHHCRACGYVVCWKCSDYKAALQYDGHKMCKVCKDCYSILSGQTECEERAKKKGILEIEAAQFSGNSIMCGFLQYSEKTKPWQKMWCVIPQTEALVLYLYGAPQDVKAQSTIPLLGYTVEDSPRHTDLPASFRLSQSKSVHSFAAETEDLKQRWLQVIRMAVKGEVLQPSPSNGGTSEGAEEPNP; the protein is encoded by the exons CCACTATCCGCCAGCCCTGTGAACGTGTCCCATCCGGCGAGACAGCCAGCCATGTGCCTGGGAATGGCGAGAGGTGTTTAAATGGACGGGGACTGCCGCCCAAACCACCAG TGCCTACCAAGCCGCCTCAACTCCAGAACCTGCTGACAGAACTGCATCCAACTGCTGCCCAGACGGGAGATCTCGGAGGCGCAATGGAGGAGGGCAGGGTCAGGATCCGGGAGAGGAAATCCCAGGTGTCTGCCCTCATCAGCCGCTTTGAAGAGAACAG cgaggTGAAAAGGGAAGGCTCGCTGCAGAGATCGCCCCTCAGATCACCCAGCTGCAACCCAGGGAGCAGACCCCCATCGAAGTGGAAGGAGCCCCTGCAGGAGAGACCCACCCTGAGCGCGAGCTCACAGACCGCGACGAATGCCCCAGAAACCGCCCCCGATGACAGCAAGATGGAGCCTCAGGCGGCCACCGTGGTCCTGGTCAACGGGGATGGAGAGGACAAGCACCCGGAGCCTTCAGCAGAGATCGAAGGCACATGTGCAGAGCTGAGTATAGCGACTGACATGCAGGagacggaggaggaggaggggcagCATGAGGATGAGGGTCCGCATGAGGATGAGGGTCCGCAGGAGGCGAGCAAAGACGAGGAGAAGGAAGAGGCAAAG GAAAGCAATGAGGAGAAGCTGTACAAGATAGCCAATGAGCTGCTGATGACAGAGAGAGCCTATGTGGCCCGACTCAACCTGCTGGATAAG GTGTTCCGTGCTAAATTGACAGACGAGGGTCAGAAGGGCACATACCCAGTAGATGTGGTGATGAATATCTTCTCCAACATCTCATCCATCAACGCCTTCCACAGCCAGTTCCTGCTGCCAGACCTGGAGAAGCGCATGAGCGATTG GGCATCGCAGCCCCGAATCGGAGACATTCTGCTGAAGCACACACCGTTTCTGAAGATGTACGCTGAGTACGTGAAGAACTTTGACAAGGCCATGGAGCTGCTGAAGATCTGGACAGACAAGTCCCCTCAGTTTAAGGCCATCATTCATGACATTCAG AGCCAGGAGGAGTGTGCCAGCCTCACCCTGCAGCACCACATGCTGGAGCCCGTGCAGAGGGTCCCACGCTACGAGATGCTTCTCAAGGACTACCTGAAGAAGCTTCCCCAGGAAGCTGTAGACCGGCCAGATGCAGAGA AATCTTTGGAGATCATCGCCATGGCGGCAACTCATTCCAACAGCGCTATTCAGAAGACG GAGAACCTCAAGAAGCTGTTGGAGATCTATGAGATGCTGGGAGGCGAGGAGGACATTGTGAATGCCTCAAATGAGTTCATCAAGGAGGGTAGCATCCTCAAGCTTGCGGCAAGGAACACTTCTGCTATGGAGAGATACCTCTTCCTG TTCAACAACATGCTGTTCTACTGCGTGCCGAAGTTCAGCCTGGTTGGACAGAAGTATACGGTCCGCACACGCATCGGCATTGAAGGTATGGAGGTGCGAGCCACCACCAATGAGGACTACCCCCACACATTCCAGGTGTCTGGGAAGGAGAGGACACTCGAGCTACAGGCCAG TTCTGCAGAAGACAAAGAGGACTGGATAAAG GCATTCGAAAAGACAATTGCCGTGTTCCACCAGAAGAACGAGACCTTCAAGACTGCATCAAAGGAGGCAGAGGATGATATGGCA acTGCTGAGTTGGGCAAGCGTGCCCCCCGCTGGATCCGGGACAATGAGGTGACCATGTGCATGAAGTGTAAAGAACCCTTCAACGCCCTGACGCGCCGTAGACATCACTGCCGGGCCTGTGGTTAC GTGGTGTGCTGGAAGTGTTCAGACTACAAGGCGGCACTGCAGTACGACGGCCACAAGATGTGCAAAGTGTGCAAGGACTGCTACTCCATTCTGTCAGGCCAGACAGAGTGCGAAGAGAGAGCCAAGAAGAAGGGCATCTTGGAG ATTGAGGCAGCCCAGTTCTCGGGGAACAGCATTATGTGTGGCTTCCTACAGTACAGCGAGAAGACCAAGCCCTGGCAGAAGATGTGGTGTGTCATCCCTCAGACGGAGGCCCTGGTGCTGTACTTATATGGGGCACCTCAG GATGTGAAGGCTCAGTCCACCATCCCTCTGTTGGGCTATACCGTGGAGGACTCCCCCCGACACACGGACCTACCCGCCAGCTTCCGCCTCTCCCAGTCCAAGTCGGTCCACAGCTTCGCAGCGGAGACTGAAGACCTGAAGCAGCGCTGGCTGCAGGTGATCCGCATGGCGGTGAAGGGGGAGGTGCTTCAGCCGTCGCCCAGCAATGGTGGTACATCGGAAGGTGCAGAGGAACCCAACCCTTAG